The Lycium barbarum isolate Lr01 chromosome 10, ASM1917538v2, whole genome shotgun sequence genome includes a region encoding these proteins:
- the LOC132613331 gene encoding uncharacterized protein LOC132613331 codes for MRGLNRQDKQREMNLFLHRSNAGLFGLLETKFKRAKATQAALNLCTGWSFSSNLSHIPGGRIWLMWQHLIFNVNILRTTAQLMQCEVEHTGTRNKFSITVVYGFNDQMLRRDLWQDVEQIQGSVLGAWAVMGDFNCVLKRDERVGRPVTAAEIRDFKRCMGVGYLVELRSSGAFYTWNNKQGDDKRVYSRINRVLVSGAWLTPLPSSEVHFGNDGLIDHCPAMINWDDAIQRAKPRFYYFNIWSQALDFQQKVRENWTQRIEGTKMFQLVGKLNRLKGTLRSINKRHFNEVEIKADKAKAELEDCQTALQQNPTNAYLTRAEIQPAATYHKLHQARIQFFKQKSKLHWLT; via the coding sequence ATGAGAGGCCTGAATAGACAGGATAAGCAGAGAGAGATGAACCTATTTCTGCATAGAAGTAATGCCGGTCTGTTTGGGCTCCTAGAGACAAAGTTTAAGAGAGCCAAAGCTACTCAAGCAGCTCTTAATCTTTGTACTGGTTGGTCTTTCAGCTCGAATCTGTCCCATATTCCAGGTGGGAGGATTTGGTTGATGTGGCAACACTTAATATTTAATGTAAATATATTAAGAACAACCGCTCAATTAATGCAATGTGAAGTAGAGCATACGGGTACAAGAAACAAGTTTAGTATAACAGTTGTGTATGGTTTTAATGACCAGATGTTACGAAGGGATTTATGGCAAGACGTAGAACAAATTCAGGGCTCAGTACTAGGGGCCTGGGCTGTTATGGGGGATTTCAACTGTGTACTAAAGCGAGATGAAAGAGTGGGACGTCCTGTCACAGCAGCTGAAATTAGGGATTTTAAAAGGTGTATGGGTGTCGGCTACTTGGTTGAACTGAGGTCATCAGGTGCGTTCTACACCTGGAACAATAAACAAGGGGATGATAAAAGGGTATATAGTAGAATAAACAGGGTCCTAGTTAGTGGAGCCTGGCTAACTCCACTACCGAGCTCTGAGGTTCACTTTGGGAATGACGGACTTATAGATCACTGCCCAGCAATGATAAACTGGGATGATGCCATCCAAAGGGCAAAACCCAGATTCTACTACTTTAATATATGGAGTCAAGCCTTGGACTTTCAGCAAAAAGTGAGGGAGAATTGGACACAAAGAATTGAGGGAACTAAAATGTTCCAGCTGGTGGGCAAACTAAATAGATTGAAAGGTACCCTTAGAAGCATAAACAAGAGACATTTCAATGAGGTAGAAATCAAGGCAGACAAAGCAAAAGCAGAGCTGGAGGACTGCCAAACTGCCCTGCAGCAAAATCCTACAAATGCATACTTAACTCGAGCAGAGATACAGCCAGCAGCAACATACCATAAACTACATCAAGCAAGGATTCAATTCTTTAAACAGAAAAGTAAGCTCCACTGGTTGACATAA
- the LOC132615803 gene encoding monothiol glutaredoxin-S2-like produces MDMVMKLGAASPVVIFTKSSCCISHSITTLFCSFGINPTIYELDKLSNGKQIEKALIELGCQPSVPAIFIGNEFVGGANEIMSLNVRGQLKQLFKG; encoded by the coding sequence ATGGATATGGTGATGAAGTTGGGAGCAGCAAGTCCAGTGGTGATCTTCACAAAGAGTAGTTGTTGCATTTCTCATAGCATCACAACCCTATTCTGTAGTTTTGGTATAAACCCTACAATTTACGAGCTCGATAAACTTTCAAATGGGAAACAAATTGAGAAGGCATTGATTGAACTAGGGTGTCAGCCAAGTGTGCCAGCAATTTTTATAGGGAATGAGTTTGTTGGTGGTGCAAATGAGATCATGAGCCTTAATGTGAGGGGCCAGCTCAAACAGTTGTTCAAGGGCTAG